A genomic window from Cryobacterium sp. SO2 includes:
- the valS gene encoding valine--tRNA ligase → MTNADRVPEKPALEGLEAKWETSWEARGTYRFDRAGATKASIFSIDTPPPTASGSLHIGHVFSYTHTDVVARFQRMRGKSVFYPMGWDDNGLPTERRVQNFYGVRCDPSLPYTPDFVPPFEGGDGKSTKAADQLPVSRRNFIELCERLTVEDEKQFEELWRTLGLSVDWTQSYRTIAPESITASQLAFIGNVNRGEAYQAMAPTLWDVTFRTAVAQAELEDKEMPAAYHRVSFHKPDGSTIEIETTRPELLAACVALVAHPDDDRYKPFFGTTVRTPIFDVEIPILAHHLAQKDKGSGIAMICTFGDVTDVVWWRELDLPNRAIMGFDGRIIAEAPDVIVSPDAQAAYAQLAGKTVFSAKQAMVDLLRASGDLIGEPKPIVHPVKFFEKGDKPLEIVSTRQWYIRNGARDEKLRARLIEHGTALQWHPEFMRVRYENWVNGLTGDWLVSRQRFFGVPLPVWYPLDADANPVFDQPIIATGDLLPVDPSSDVAPGYTADQRGAANGFVGEVDVMDTWATSSLTPQLAGGWERDPELFDLVYPYSLRPQGQDIIRTWLFSTLLRAELEHGESPWKHAALSGFIVDPDRKKMSKSKGNVVTPADVLVQHGSDAVRYWAASSRLGTDAAFDPKNPTQIKIGRRLAIKILNASKFILGFAGDDAAPVTEPIDTSMLARLDVVVGQATTAFDGFDHARALELTESFFWTFCDDYLELVKERAYGEAGPEQASAVAALRQALSTLLRLFAPFVPFATEEAWSWSNDDSVHRAPWPVACATTADADTLALLDLASRALTGIRRAKTDAKASQKSAVISATIGGTAADVVLLRQVAADLKAVGRIEDLTFVEADELVVTDIVLATVSEI, encoded by the coding sequence ATGACCAACGCTGACCGCGTTCCCGAAAAGCCCGCCCTCGAAGGGCTGGAAGCCAAATGGGAAACCAGTTGGGAAGCGCGGGGCACCTATCGTTTCGACCGTGCCGGCGCCACCAAGGCCTCGATCTTCTCGATCGACACCCCGCCGCCCACAGCCTCCGGCTCCCTGCACATCGGCCATGTGTTCAGCTACACCCACACCGACGTCGTCGCCCGATTCCAGCGGATGCGCGGTAAGAGCGTCTTCTACCCGATGGGCTGGGACGACAACGGCCTGCCCACCGAGCGCCGCGTGCAGAACTTCTACGGCGTGCGCTGCGACCCGTCGCTGCCGTACACTCCCGACTTCGTGCCGCCGTTCGAGGGCGGCGACGGCAAGAGCACCAAGGCCGCAGACCAGCTGCCGGTGAGCCGCCGCAACTTCATCGAACTCTGTGAACGCCTCACCGTCGAGGACGAGAAGCAGTTCGAAGAACTCTGGCGCACCCTGGGCCTGTCCGTGGACTGGACCCAGAGCTACCGCACCATCGCGCCGGAGTCGATCACCGCCTCCCAGCTCGCGTTCATCGGCAACGTCAACCGCGGCGAGGCCTACCAGGCCATGGCGCCCACCCTGTGGGACGTCACCTTCCGCACCGCCGTCGCCCAGGCCGAGCTCGAAGACAAGGAGATGCCCGCCGCGTACCACCGGGTCTCCTTCCACAAGCCGGATGGCTCCACCATCGAGATCGAGACCACCCGCCCAGAACTCCTTGCCGCGTGTGTCGCCCTCGTGGCGCATCCGGACGACGACCGCTACAAGCCGTTCTTCGGCACCACGGTGCGCACCCCGATCTTCGACGTCGAGATCCCGATTCTCGCCCACCACCTCGCCCAGAAGGACAAAGGCTCGGGCATCGCCATGATCTGCACCTTCGGTGACGTCACCGACGTGGTCTGGTGGCGTGAACTCGACCTGCCCAACCGCGCCATCATGGGCTTCGACGGCCGCATCATCGCCGAGGCGCCCGACGTCATCGTCAGCCCGGACGCACAGGCCGCCTACGCTCAGCTGGCCGGCAAGACGGTCTTCTCGGCCAAGCAGGCCATGGTCGACCTGCTCCGCGCATCCGGCGACCTGATCGGCGAGCCGAAGCCTATCGTGCACCCCGTGAAGTTCTTCGAGAAGGGCGACAAGCCCCTCGAGATCGTCTCCACCCGCCAGTGGTACATCCGCAACGGCGCCCGCGACGAGAAGCTCCGCGCCCGCCTGATCGAACACGGAACGGCCCTGCAGTGGCATCCTGAGTTCATGCGCGTGCGCTACGAGAACTGGGTCAACGGCCTCACCGGTGACTGGCTGGTCTCCCGCCAGCGCTTCTTCGGGGTTCCGCTGCCCGTCTGGTACCCGCTCGACGCCGACGCCAACCCCGTCTTCGACCAGCCGATCATCGCCACCGGCGACCTGCTGCCCGTCGACCCGTCGTCGGATGTCGCCCCCGGCTACACCGCGGACCAGCGCGGAGCGGCCAACGGTTTCGTCGGCGAGGTGGACGTGATGGACACCTGGGCGACCTCGTCGCTCACCCCGCAGCTGGCCGGCGGCTGGGAGCGCGACCCCGAGCTGTTCGACCTCGTCTACCCGTACTCGCTGCGTCCGCAGGGCCAGGACATCATTCGCACCTGGTTGTTCTCCACCCTGTTGCGCGCCGAGCTCGAGCACGGCGAGTCGCCGTGGAAGCACGCCGCCCTCTCCGGCTTCATCGTCGACCCCGACCGCAAGAAGATGTCGAAGTCCAAGGGCAACGTGGTCACCCCCGCCGACGTCCTCGTGCAGCACGGCTCTGACGCTGTGCGCTACTGGGCGGCATCGTCGCGCCTGGGCACCGACGCGGCCTTCGACCCCAAGAACCCCACTCAGATCAAGATCGGCCGCCGACTGGCGATCAAGATCCTCAACGCCAGCAAGTTCATCCTCGGCTTCGCCGGCGATGACGCGGCGCCGGTCACCGAGCCCATCGACACGAGCATGCTCGCCCGCCTGGACGTCGTGGTCGGCCAGGCCACAACGGCCTTCGACGGTTTCGACCACGCCCGCGCGCTGGAGCTGACCGAGAGCTTCTTCTGGACGTTCTGCGACGACTACCTCGAACTGGTGAAGGAACGCGCCTACGGCGAGGCCGGCCCGGAGCAGGCATCGGCCGTCGCCGCCCTGCGCCAGGCGCTGTCGACCCTGCTGCGCCTGTTCGCACCCTTCGTGCCATTCGCCACCGAGGAAGCCTGGTCCTGGTCGAACGACGACTCGGTGCACCGCGCGCCGTGGCCCGTCGCGTGTGCGACAACCGCCGACGCCGACACCCTCGCGCTGCTCGACCTCGCCAGCCGGGCGCTCACCGGCATCCGCCGCGCCAAGACCGACGCCAAGGCCTCACAGAAGTCGGCCGTCATCTCGGCCACCATCGGAGGCACGGCGGCTGATGTGGTCTTGCTCAGGCAGGTCGCCGCCGACTTGAAAGCAGTAGGCCGGATCGAGGACTTGACCTTTGTCGAGGCCGACGAGCTGGTCGTCACTGATATCGTGCTCGCCACGGTGTCGGAAATCTAA
- a CDS encoding methyltransferase domain-containing protein, which produces MNDTPDRQETAPRDLPPLGHEHPQHEHLQRVLTWRTVANSAAYLVPYLKPGLTLLDVMCGPGTVTVDLARRLAPGRVYGLDASATAVEQAAGLAFDEGVGNASFVVGDVYALPVADASVDIVHAHQVLQLVDDPVAAVREMRRVLKPGGILAARDADYGAAAWYPKLPALAAWMAVYRALHSASGGDPDAGRALKAWARQAGFAEVTSSASIWCFASAAEREWWGESWAQRATEADFAARAIEAGVARLADLHEISAAWRQWALDPDGWFVLAHGEIIAVR; this is translated from the coding sequence ATGAACGACACCCCCGACCGGCAGGAGACCGCGCCGCGTGACCTGCCCCCGCTCGGGCACGAGCACCCGCAGCACGAGCACCTGCAGCGAGTGCTCACCTGGCGCACCGTGGCGAATTCGGCGGCGTACCTGGTGCCATACCTGAAGCCGGGACTCACCCTGCTCGATGTGATGTGCGGTCCGGGCACCGTGACGGTGGACCTTGCCCGCAGGCTCGCGCCCGGCCGGGTGTACGGGCTGGACGCGTCGGCCACCGCGGTGGAGCAAGCGGCCGGTCTCGCCTTCGACGAGGGTGTGGGCAACGCGAGCTTCGTGGTGGGCGATGTGTACGCCCTGCCGGTGGCCGACGCATCCGTCGACATCGTGCACGCTCACCAGGTGCTGCAACTCGTCGATGATCCCGTGGCGGCGGTGCGGGAGATGCGTCGGGTTCTGAAGCCAGGCGGCATCCTCGCTGCTCGCGATGCAGACTATGGGGCAGCCGCCTGGTACCCGAAGCTGCCGGCCTTGGCGGCATGGATGGCGGTGTACCGCGCGCTGCACAGCGCAAGCGGCGGCGACCCAGACGCCGGTCGCGCGCTCAAGGCCTGGGCGAGGCAGGCTGGATTCGCCGAGGTGACCAGCAGCGCCTCGATCTGGTGTTTCGCTTCGGCGGCGGAACGGGAATGGTGGGGAGAGTCCTGGGCGCAACGCGCCACCGAGGCGGACTTCGCGGCCAGGGCCATCGAGGCCGGAGTGGCACGGTTGGCGGACCTGCACGAGATCAGTGCCGCCTGGCGGCAGTGGGCGCTGGATCCCGACGGCTGGTTCGTTCTGGCACACGGCGAGATCATCGCCGTGCGGTAG
- a CDS encoding HNH endonuclease signature motif containing protein, with product MSSPAEQFPPDPDGPDHDARGPDAGAHEHAHRRRHTLQEQARTTLARKVAKAQKAHRSIAKANAKRARVLADLQQWSSDPMNAKLLNPDYALERARGPVLTDAQASPRTIAAWEDQEIARRTVISEVACALHVADRTAENLIGESALFAGPMTLTLTAMSQGEISYRHGQVLMEQLSFISLEEAAELEAELLPAAKDLTVGKLKVKARRLREHRHPETLTTRATAAIADRGVWWEGRPDGMGTLTWYGTAAQTQAAHDRLTRIAQATQDAERQDDNIPEDQRRTIGQICADALADLTLDGVTPTGTGGGIHGQVMITVPVLTLLGRTEEPGFLEGYGPIPADVAREITGGAPSLTRLLTHPETGAVLSVGKEHYTVPADLRRWLRLRDGTCRFPGCTRPASRSEIDHTTAWEHGGPTDYDNLAHLCGPHHRLKHQTLWSVVQEPGGVLVWTSPAGATHRTYPETTLGPPPTPTPRSDRPTPEPRPDAPDTPPPF from the coding sequence ATGAGCAGCCCAGCAGAGCAGTTCCCGCCCGATCCGGATGGTCCGGATCACGACGCCCGCGGCCCGGATGCCGGCGCCCACGAACACGCCCACCGACGACGCCACACCCTGCAAGAGCAGGCCCGGACAACCCTGGCCAGGAAGGTCGCGAAGGCCCAGAAAGCCCACCGGAGCATCGCGAAAGCGAACGCGAAACGGGCCCGCGTGCTCGCCGACCTGCAGCAGTGGAGCAGCGACCCGATGAACGCGAAACTGCTCAACCCCGACTACGCCCTCGAGCGGGCGCGCGGCCCGGTCCTCACCGACGCGCAGGCAAGTCCGCGGACGATCGCCGCCTGGGAAGACCAGGAGATCGCCCGCCGCACCGTGATCAGCGAGGTCGCCTGCGCCCTGCATGTGGCCGATCGCACCGCGGAGAACCTGATCGGCGAATCCGCGTTGTTCGCCGGGCCGATGACGTTGACCCTCACGGCGATGAGCCAGGGTGAGATCAGTTACCGGCACGGGCAGGTGTTGATGGAGCAGCTCAGCTTCATCTCCCTCGAGGAAGCCGCCGAGCTGGAAGCAGAGCTGTTGCCCGCGGCCAAAGACCTCACCGTGGGCAAACTCAAGGTCAAGGCCCGACGGTTGCGGGAACACCGGCACCCGGAAACCCTCACCACCCGCGCCACCGCCGCAATCGCTGACCGGGGAGTGTGGTGGGAGGGCCGACCAGACGGCATGGGCACTCTCACCTGGTACGGCACCGCCGCGCAAACCCAAGCCGCGCACGACCGACTCACCCGCATCGCCCAGGCCACGCAGGACGCCGAACGCCAGGACGACAACATCCCGGAGGACCAGCGCCGCACCATCGGCCAGATCTGCGCCGACGCGCTGGCGGACCTGACCCTGGACGGCGTCACCCCGACCGGCACCGGCGGCGGCATCCACGGGCAGGTGATGATCACCGTCCCGGTGCTCACCCTGCTGGGTCGCACCGAGGAGCCCGGTTTTCTCGAAGGATACGGGCCGATCCCCGCCGACGTCGCCCGGGAGATCACCGGCGGAGCGCCCAGCCTCACCCGGCTGCTGACCCACCCGGAAACCGGTGCCGTGCTCTCCGTCGGGAAAGAGCATTACACCGTCCCCGCCGACCTCCGCCGCTGGCTCAGACTACGAGACGGCACCTGCCGGTTCCCCGGCTGCACCCGGCCGGCATCCCGCAGCGAGATCGACCACACCACAGCGTGGGAGCACGGCGGACCCACCGACTACGACAACCTCGCCCACCTCTGCGGCCCCCACCACCGGCTCAAGCACCAGACCCTGTGGTCGGTCGTGCAGGAACCCGGCGGGGTGCTGGTCTGGACCTCCCCGGCCGGCGCCACCCACCGCACCTACCCCGAAACCACCCTCGGACCACCACCCACACCGACCCCCAGAAGCGACCGGCCTACGCCCGAGCCCCGGCCGGATGCCCCGGACACCCCTCCACCCTTCTAA
- a CDS encoding MFS transporter has translation MGRTGTTGTLGARFWLIFAASTLTGIANSASAPVLSRFATDVLGGTSALAGLIVSVSSFVSIIVQPAAGAATDRFGHKRVAIIGSILGAFGFAIILGATGAVDAATSRVVFGIGYAALGTAVMAWVISAVEPGNRGRALSLYGISIWLGLALGPQIGETVYQAWGYQSVWVLCGIIQVAALVCVLPAADPFRRIAAVVPATRSSRARDWRSAFTAVARPGTVAALAWSGEGFLLAFLIVHLEHNGLSSDGLLGAASVFTVFAASVIGTRLLLGGLPDRVGPVRTATGSLVVLAAGMAILGYSYSFPVAAVGAVLMGTGFAPLYPALTMLATATLDPARRGAGLGVFSAFTSIGYAAGAVLGGVVADLLGENNAFLVVAAMQLLAIPILRSSWRGRPRSR, from the coding sequence ATGGGCCGCACCGGAACCACCGGCACGCTGGGCGCCCGCTTCTGGCTGATCTTCGCCGCATCCACTCTCACCGGCATCGCCAATTCGGCCAGCGCACCCGTGCTGTCGCGGTTCGCCACGGATGTGCTCGGCGGCACATCCGCGCTGGCTGGCCTCATCGTCTCGGTCTCGTCCTTCGTGTCGATCATCGTGCAGCCGGCGGCCGGCGCCGCCACCGATCGCTTCGGGCACAAGCGGGTCGCCATCATCGGCTCGATTCTGGGTGCGTTTGGCTTCGCGATCATCCTGGGCGCCACCGGGGCCGTGGACGCTGCCACCAGCAGGGTGGTCTTCGGCATCGGCTACGCGGCGCTCGGAACCGCCGTCATGGCGTGGGTGATCTCCGCGGTCGAACCCGGTAACAGGGGGCGCGCCCTCAGCCTCTATGGCATCAGCATCTGGCTCGGACTGGCGTTGGGCCCGCAGATCGGGGAAACGGTCTACCAGGCGTGGGGATACCAGAGCGTCTGGGTTCTGTGCGGCATCATCCAGGTGGCCGCGCTCGTCTGTGTCCTGCCGGCCGCCGACCCGTTCCGGCGCATCGCCGCCGTGGTGCCGGCAACCAGATCGTCTCGAGCCCGGGACTGGCGCAGCGCGTTCACCGCCGTGGCCCGGCCCGGCACCGTCGCCGCGCTCGCCTGGTCAGGTGAGGGATTCCTGCTCGCGTTCCTGATCGTGCACCTCGAGCACAACGGGCTCTCCAGCGACGGCCTCCTTGGTGCGGCCAGCGTGTTCACAGTCTTCGCCGCGAGCGTCATCGGCACCCGCCTGCTGCTGGGCGGGTTGCCCGATCGGGTGGGTCCGGTGCGCACGGCCACCGGCTCGTTGGTGGTGTTGGCCGCCGGCATGGCGATCCTCGGCTATTCCTACTCCTTCCCCGTTGCTGCGGTCGGTGCTGTGCTGATGGGCACCGGCTTCGCGCCGCTGTACCCGGCGCTCACCATGCTCGCCACCGCGACCCTGGATCCGGCCCGCCGCGGCGCCGGGCTGGGGGTCTTCTCCGCCTTCACCAGCATCGGCTACGCCGCCGGGGCCGTGCTCGGCGGCGTGGTCGCCGACCTGCTCGGCGAGAACAACGCATTCCTCGTCGTCGCCGCGATGCAACTGCTGGCCATCCCGATTCTGCGCTCCTCCTGGCGGGGTCGCCCGCGCTCCCGATAG
- a CDS encoding thiolase family protein — protein sequence MSFESADREPVILLGRRTAFARRHGALRTVTQDNLLAPVLAAVVAAVLSDTGLPAVRVDDVIIGNAVGGGGNVARLALLTAGLPVTVPGQTIDRQCGSGLEAIVLACRLVQAGAGSLYLAGGVDSTSTAPLRAHRLSSTADAPDFYDRVRFAPDDLGDPDMGVAADTVAAVYGITRARQDAFALRSHQLAVAARAAGAFEEEIVAVQTPAGPFAVDSGPRPGLEESLLARFQAAFTPAGSVTAGNSCADADGAVVVVVTSRAQADAWGASGYLSFVDAVPAGVDPTLLGVGGAAAGQALFARTGLSAGDVDRVEFTEAFAAQVLASLDLMGLPADLANQQGGALALGHPYGASGAMLVLRLLQQARTGSSPGELCLSALSIAGGLGLAALWRWETPKR from the coding sequence GTGTCGTTCGAATCCGCTGACCGGGAGCCGGTGATCCTGCTCGGCCGACGCACCGCCTTCGCCCGCCGTCACGGCGCCCTGCGCACCGTCACCCAGGACAACCTGTTGGCGCCGGTGCTCGCCGCCGTGGTGGCCGCAGTGTTGTCCGACACCGGGCTCCCGGCGGTGAGGGTGGATGACGTGATCATCGGCAACGCTGTCGGTGGCGGCGGCAATGTGGCCCGCCTGGCCCTGCTGACTGCGGGCCTGCCGGTCACGGTGCCCGGGCAGACCATCGACCGCCAGTGTGGGTCGGGGCTCGAGGCCATCGTGCTGGCCTGCCGGCTCGTTCAGGCCGGTGCCGGCAGCCTCTACCTCGCCGGTGGGGTCGACAGCACCAGCACGGCACCGCTCCGCGCCCATCGCCTCAGCTCCACGGCCGACGCGCCGGACTTCTACGACCGGGTGCGCTTCGCCCCGGACGACCTGGGAGACCCGGACATGGGCGTCGCCGCCGACACCGTCGCGGCTGTCTACGGCATCACCCGGGCACGCCAGGATGCCTTCGCCCTGCGCAGTCATCAACTCGCCGTGGCCGCGAGAGCGGCAGGTGCCTTCGAGGAGGAGATCGTGGCCGTGCAGACGCCGGCCGGGCCGTTCGCCGTGGACTCCGGTCCGCGCCCGGGGCTGGAGGAGAGCTTGCTGGCTCGCTTCCAGGCCGCGTTCACTCCGGCTGGATCCGTCACCGCCGGCAACTCCTGCGCTGACGCCGATGGTGCGGTGGTGGTTGTGGTGACGAGCCGGGCCCAGGCTGACGCCTGGGGGGCATCCGGATACCTGAGCTTCGTCGATGCGGTGCCGGCGGGCGTCGACCCCACGCTACTGGGCGTGGGCGGGGCAGCGGCCGGGCAGGCGCTCTTCGCCCGCACCGGGCTGTCGGCCGGCGACGTGGACCGGGTGGAGTTCACGGAGGCGTTCGCCGCCCAGGTGTTGGCCTCGCTTGACCTGATGGGCCTGCCGGCGGACCTGGCCAACCAGCAGGGCGGGGCGCTGGCCCTCGGGCACCCTTACGGCGCCTCCGGGGCGATGCTGGTGCTGCGGCTCCTGCAGCAGGCGCGCACCGGCTCGTCACCGGGGGAGCTCTGCCTGAGCGCTCTCAGCATCGCGGGTGGTCTCGGCCTGGCCGCGCTCTGGCGGTGGGAAACGCCGAAGCGCTGA
- a CDS encoding AMP-binding protein encodes MPILSAVQHRAETHPLQLAVQIGDDQLSYAQLRNAVLKRLSGTPLGRSRPAGPAVVSQPNGLEFVVQFLAGVAGGGSVAVLDPGWPAEQQAEVTARLSRLGTAPASTVPETVLTDGPPESTFLYGFTSGTTALPKAFRRTRRSWQQSFSRSAEVLGLTRHDSTLAPGPLSASLNLYALAESLHVGATFHALPSFDVASALDCIENHGITRLVAVPAVLRMLAQRGLAANRLCQGVTGIVSGGAKLDRDTTRLLQRWAPAATLFTYYGAAELGFVSVTALAPGQVPEPTETAVGLPFPGVRIRIVDQDDEPVAPGAAGIIQVASGLVCDGYLWDDDGTAFHRRGAWCTVGDHGFLDGAGVLHHLGRSHDMIVSAGSNVYPQEVEAALQSAPGVRAAVVTGLPDGSRGSRVVAAVLADADLLAGTDLDAAGLRAVCSAALAAPKRPHDYYRLSELPLTAAGKVSRSVLGRWIKQGDPRVVRIR; translated from the coding sequence ATGCCCATTCTCTCCGCGGTTCAGCACAGGGCCGAGACCCACCCACTGCAGCTCGCCGTGCAGATCGGCGACGATCAGCTCAGCTATGCCCAGCTGCGTAATGCGGTGCTGAAGCGGCTCAGCGGCACACCGCTGGGCAGATCCCGCCCGGCCGGCCCCGCTGTCGTCAGCCAGCCCAATGGCCTCGAGTTCGTTGTGCAGTTCCTCGCCGGTGTCGCCGGCGGCGGCAGCGTCGCCGTACTCGATCCGGGGTGGCCAGCGGAGCAGCAGGCCGAGGTGACGGCCCGGCTCAGCAGGCTCGGCACCGCGCCCGCTTCCACGGTCCCGGAGACCGTCCTGACCGACGGGCCGCCGGAGTCCACTTTCCTCTACGGCTTCACGTCGGGCACGACAGCGCTGCCCAAGGCGTTCCGGCGCACCCGGCGCTCCTGGCAGCAGTCGTTCTCGCGAAGCGCCGAGGTGCTCGGCCTCACCCGGCACGACAGCACCCTCGCGCCCGGACCGCTCAGCGCCAGCCTGAATCTCTATGCCCTGGCCGAATCCCTCCACGTCGGGGCGACCTTTCACGCGCTGCCGAGTTTTGACGTGGCGTCGGCGCTCGACTGCATCGAGAACCACGGCATCACCCGGCTGGTGGCCGTGCCGGCCGTGCTGCGGATGCTGGCCCAGCGCGGGTTGGCGGCGAACCGGCTGTGCCAGGGGGTCACCGGCATCGTCAGCGGGGGCGCCAAGCTCGACCGTGACACCACCCGGCTGCTGCAGCGGTGGGCACCCGCCGCGACCCTGTTCACCTACTACGGCGCTGCAGAGCTCGGATTCGTGTCCGTCACGGCGCTGGCCCCCGGCCAGGTGCCGGAGCCCACCGAAACGGCCGTTGGGCTGCCCTTTCCCGGGGTGCGAATCCGGATCGTCGACCAGGATGACGAACCTGTCGCACCCGGGGCGGCCGGAATCATCCAGGTCGCAAGCGGCCTGGTCTGCGACGGCTACCTCTGGGACGACGACGGGACGGCCTTCCACCGCCGCGGCGCCTGGTGCACCGTGGGCGACCACGGCTTCCTCGACGGGGCGGGTGTGCTGCACCACCTGGGTCGCAGCCACGACATGATCGTGAGCGCGGGCAGCAACGTCTACCCGCAGGAAGTGGAGGCGGCCCTGCAGTCGGCGCCGGGAGTGCGAGCCGCCGTGGTGACTGGTCTGCCCGACGGGAGCCGCGGCTCCCGGGTGGTCGCCGCTGTGCTCGCTGACGCCGACCTGCTCGCCGGGACCGACCTGGACGCCGCGGGCCTGCGCGCCGTGTGCAGCGCGGCGCTGGCGGCTCCGAAACGGCCACACGACTACTACAGGTTGAGCGAACTGCCCCTCACGGCGGCCGGCAAAGTCAGCCGCAGCGTCCTCGGCCGCTGGATCAAACAGGGAGACCCACGTGTCGTTCGAATCCGCTGA
- a CDS encoding GNAT family N-acetyltransferase yields the protein MSVQVRPLGDKDFFPWLGLFEGYSEFYKSDLTDEKALRVWSWIIDKNHDLDGAVAVADNGDFVGFTLYRPFPRTLSGDVGLFIDDLFVAPDARDAGVGRALLDFAKDYAKAHNYRQLQWITAADNETAQKLYDEVGARTSWVTYEAEV from the coding sequence ATGTCTGTACAGGTCCGCCCGCTGGGCGACAAGGATTTCTTCCCCTGGCTGGGTCTCTTCGAGGGCTATAGCGAGTTCTACAAGAGCGATCTCACCGACGAGAAGGCGCTGCGGGTGTGGAGCTGGATCATCGACAAGAACCACGACCTCGACGGTGCGGTCGCCGTGGCCGACAACGGTGACTTCGTCGGGTTCACGCTCTACCGCCCGTTCCCGCGTACCCTGAGCGGCGATGTCGGGCTCTTCATCGACGACCTGTTTGTGGCACCGGATGCCCGCGACGCCGGCGTCGGCCGGGCCCTGCTGGACTTCGCCAAGGACTATGCCAAGGCGCACAACTACCGTCAGCTGCAGTGGATCACCGCCGCCGACAACGAGACCGCTCAGAAGCTCTACGACGAGGTCGGCGCCCGCACCAGCTGGGTCACCTACGAGGCAGAGGTCTAA